In Beggiatoa leptomitoformis, the genomic window CGACTAGGCCGTCAGAGCGTTGTCGACTCATAAAATGCCCATTGATGGTGGTTTCAAAGGTCAGCATGTGGGTCATATTCCAGCGGTGAATAACCATGTCATTCAGTGCATTAGAGTGTGACAGACAGCGTCCTTCTCGATAAACTTCTGCATAAATTAAGAAGCGATCTTCTTCTAAAAACGCACCGCCTAGAATTTCATCCAAATAGTGTTCCATCTGGTCGGGTGATATATCTGTAAGAAAGCCTAAACGGCCTAAATTAATCCCAAGAATAGACACATCATGTTTGGCTAGTAATCGCGCCGCTTGTAGTAGTGTGCCATCACCACCGATGACAATAATCAAATCACAACGAATTCCTAGTGCTTCTGTATTGGCGGCAATGCTAAAGTCACCACTGGATAATAAACGCGCGCTAGGTGCGTCGATAACGATTTCTAATGAACGAGCGGTGAGATAACTTATTAATCTTTCAAGTGTATCTTTAACTCGCGTATCACCCCGTTTGGCGATAAGTCCTATACTGTTAAACATAAGTATCCTGTTGTTTAAGTGCTTAGGCATATCATTTATTAATCAAACCTTAGCCCCTAAATCCCAGTGTTAAAACAGAGGTTTAGGGGCTAAGGTTTATGTAATAAATAATATATTCAATCTGGCATAGCCATTTCTTGGAATGTACATCATGGTTTTCCGTACAATTATAGGGTATTCATGCAATTTCTAGGGATGGTATTTATTGATTGCACCATGAATATCTTATTAAATATAGTTATTTATGCTTCATAACGAGTAGCGTAATATCGTCAAATACACGATGTGTTGCTATGTGTTGTTTTACATCAGCAACAATCTGTTGACAGATTTCTGTCGCGTTTAATTGTCTAATGTTTTTGATTAACATTGCTAAGCGAGCCGTACCGTAAAGTTCGCCTGCAACATTTTCTGCTTCTGTAACACCATCCGTATAAAAAACAACAATATCATCTTTAAATAATGTAACAGGATGTTTTTCTACAAAAGATTCAATATTCTCTTCTAATCCAATGGGAAAGCCTAAATCTAATGTATCTATTGTTTCTAACGTACCATCCGCACGAACAATAATTACTTCTTCATGTTGCCCAGAAATAGTTAAAACCCCTTGTTTATAATCCGCTAATAAGAGGGTCGACATTTGTTCTGACCCCATGCGTTTTACATTATGATAAATCGTGCGATTAATGGTATTTAAAAATTTGATGGGGTCTAATTCTTGATGTTCCACTAATGTTCGGATGGCGGTTTGTAACATTAACATGACGACACCGCTTTCTAAACCATGCCCCGTTACATCACCCACCCCAATTTTTAAACCCTCTTTATGGAGCAACACATCGTAGTAATCCCCGCCAACTTCTTGACAAGGTTCCATAAATCCTGCAACGTCTAAATCAGGAATCTGTGCTAATTCAAGTAGTTTTGGCGTGAGCATCGCTTGCAATTTTTGTGTAACGGCAAGTTCTGCACCCATACGTGTATTTTCACTTTGTAATTGTTTATTTAAGGTAGTGATTTCTGCATTTGCAGCGGTTAGTGCAATAGTACGCTCTTCAATTTTTGTTTCTAGTTCAAGCACTAAGTCTTGTATTTGTTCCGACATATTATTAAAGGCAAAGGCTAACTGCCCAAATTCATCATCTTCTTCAATATAAATTCGATAGCCTAAATGGTTGTTAGTAAAGGCTTGTGTCCCACCAATAAGCGCGTAGATTTTGCGAGTGAAATTATTTGCAATCAACACCGCAACAATAATGACCATTCCTAACAAAATTACGGCAATTAGCCCAACCTCAATAGCGGTTCGATGCACTTGTGCTAACGCTTGTTCTTCGCGTGTTTCGATAAATTCGTGCATGGTCTGATTCTGTTGCGCTAACATGGTATCAATGCTGTGTTTCGTTTGATATGTTGCATCATGAAACTCATCCCAATTAGCTCCAAACGACACAAGACCAAAGCCGCGCTTTGTTTTACCATATTGTCCTGTAAAATAAGGAATTGCTGCTGCTGTGGTTAATTTCCAAACACCCGCCCAAAAAATCACAAAAGACCCATATCCGCCTTCGTTAATACTTTGAAACCAGCCATGACATTGTGGTGCTTTATTCAAGTAGCGACAATCTAAGGCAACTTCCCCCCGTTGTCGTTGTTCAATGCTCAGTTCATTGTGCGTATGCTGATTATTAAACGTGGGATAGTGGGCTAAAAAATCATCAAGCGAGGTAATTCCTGAGTGTTGCCACTCCAGCATTGTTTCTTGCGTTATCCATGGTGGTACACGTTTGCCTGTTTGCGGGTTAAAGCCGACAATAAAATAATCACGTGCATGAGAGATACACCGCCCTAAATAGTCCCACATAAACGCATAGTTACCAGTACTCGCATCTGAAATATTACGCATAAAATGCTCATCTGGCATGATGTAATCGGTAAATTCACTTAAATGACGATGGTCTAAGGCTAAGGTTATATAGCCTATTTTTTCAGTTGCATGATAAACAGGGGTAACAAAGCGAATAATGCCTTCAAAAGGTTTACCAACAGGGTTTTCTATTCCTGCATAAGCAAATTTTTCAGGTTCAAACGGAATACCCGCTTTTTGTGCCGCTTCTGGGCTGAATGTACCGATAACGGGTGACGGACGGTATTCACCAATAACATCAGATACGTAAATTTCACCCTGTTTTAAGGCTTGTGCGTCGTTGAAATAGGTTTCTGCTTTACAGTAGGTTTGTTCAGAATGGGCAATATTTTTTAATGTCTTGTCTATGGTAGAAACTTTGTACTGTTCTTGCCCTTGTAAATCATAGAAAGTAATTTCTTTATACAATGGAATTCGTTGTTTTTTATAGGGTGGAATAGTTTTTTTGCTAAATTCGCGTTTATTTTCGTCTAAAATGGTGGTGGGGGGGCTAACACTGGTTTCAACAGGTGCGTCACTTACCCATTTTTTAGTCGTTGTATCAAAATGGTAGGATTCATGCGTGGTGATATTGCGGGTATTAAGCTGTTGAAATTGTTCTAGGACAGTTTGATTAAGGGGTAGGCTTGCGAGGGTTAATAAGTCATTGTCGCGTTCATAAAGAAATTGTGCAACTTCTTGGGCTATTTTAACCGTCATTTGTTCAAGTGCGACTTGTGATTTATGGTCTAAAGCGATAATGCTATCTTCAACGGCAATATTGGCCGTTTCTTTAATAATGGATTCTGTTTTAGTTAATAAGGCTTGTCCATTTTGTTTAAATGTCTCACCCAGTTGATACGTGGAGTAGGTTGCAATAAACGCAATGATAATTAAAGGAACGACCTTTAAAACAATAAACGTTAAAATCAGTTTCTTTTTAATTTTCATGTTGAACATGACAACGTTATTTTAATAGGTTAGTAAATTAGTCGGTTTTATTGCAGTGCAGTGTACAGGATTGATAAACTATCAGCAATAAAAACTATTTTATCAAAAACTTAAATACAATATATTTTTTTAAACTGATTTATAGACAGGGATTAGGTGTCATTTTTTTCTTAACCTATTTTTGGTAGTGCTAACGCGAGTACGGCGAGATAACTGGTATAAAACAGAGGATTAATGATAAAAGTTGAATAAAAGCGGAATGGAAGAAATAAAAAGTTGTACCTAAAGGAAAAGTAGGAATAATGGAACATCACCAAACGCCTACCACCCCTTTCCAAAGGTACAACCATGTATATGATAACAATCCTGTTCTGCTCAATCGACGACTTTTGTAAATGGTTTATGCCGTTATGGGAACAACAGTTGTTAGAAGAAGGAAACCCCAAGAAAAGTCAGCGAGATGGGACAATGTCAGCGTCGGAAGTGATGACCTTACTCGTGTTGTTTCATCAATCTAATCAACGTCATTTCAAAGGATTTTATACCCACTATGTTCCGCATGTTCTCGGGGGAGCGTTTCCGAAACGGGTCAGTTATCAACGATTTGTTGAGTTAGCCCAGTCACGCTCAGTGCTTACTTGCACAGTCGGCGGGTAAACGCTCGCGGGATTGCCTTCATTGACTCTACACCCTTGAAAGTTTGCCACAATCGGCGAATTTCACAACATAAAACCTTTGCAAACCTCGCACAACGGGGGAAGAACTCCATTGGCTGGTATTTTGGGTTTAAATTGCATTTAGTCATTGATGATAAAGGGGAATTAATCTATTTTTTCTCACCGCCGCGAATTTTGATGACCGCAAGGGCTTAAGGGCGATGACGCAATTTATTCAAGGTAAGTTATATGGCGACAAGGGCTATATTTCTAAGGCATTAAAGGCTACTTTGAAAACGCAAGGCATTGAATTAATCACAGGTGTCCGCAAAAACATGAAGAAAGAGCCGCTCAGTGAATTTGATACGATAATGCTAAAAAAACGTTCCTTGATAGAAACCGTCATCGGTCAGCTTAAATCATTCACTCAGATTGAACATACCCAACATCGCAGTGTTTTGGGGTTTATGGTTAATGTCGTTGCGGGGCTTATTGCCTATACTTGGAAGCTCCATAAGCCTTCTTTGATGTTTCGTATCAATCCTAAACTTGATGAGAGCTTCCCTTTGCTAAACCCTTCTCAACCTCTTTTTATTTAAGCCCTTTTTCGTCGTACTCGCGTTAGTTTAAATTAGGATTTAGACAAAAAAACCTGCTAGATTTTAAAAATCCAGCAGGTTTTTACTTTATTTATAAGGTATTACCGAGCTTAGGTTTAATCCTTTAAGGTTGAGCAATAAAAAAGTTTGGTACTGCTTCAGGTTTTACCATAATAGGCGTTTGTGTTCCGTCACTCAGTTTTTTAACCCGTTGTGTAATATACATATCTAGTTCACTGAGGGATATTTTTCTGTCGCCATCATAATCAGCTAGTCCTTGCAAACCGTCTAATATCGCTTTTGTAAAAACACCATGTCCTAACTCTTCAATTTCTACAGAAGTTTGTCTGCCTGTAGATGCGGTAAAAACGACGATACCATTTTCTGCATCAGCAAGTTCATTACTTAACTGATTAACATCTCCAGCCTTTATTCCCTTATTACTCATGACCTGTCCTGCATGACAAGAATCTAAGAATAAAATACGTTTACCTGCTGTTGTGGACAGTGTGTCGCGGATATCATTTCTTGTGATACCTGTTGTTTTTAAATCCGTTAGTTGTGCATTTTGAGGAAGGAAGTAATAACGTCCGTTTGTATCTTTAATCCCATGTCCTGACAAGAATATGATTGCTGTATCGCGCGAGGTCGTTTGGGTTTCAATCCATGTTAAACCCTGTGTAATCTCATCCCGTAATGGATTTATTAGTAACTTAACATTGACCTTTTTATATAACTTTCCTTCTTGTGCCTGTATTGCTTGTGCAAATGCGTTAGCATCATTATCTGCAAATCTTAATGAGGTGAGATTTGTATCTTGGTATTGATTAACCCCTACAACTAGCACATATAAATCTGGTTTTAATAAATCTTGTCTTGTTTCTCCTGACCATTTTAAGGAGACTGATGCAGGCAGAGATTTACCATTTTTATTACTTGCTAAAAGAGATAAAGTCACGTCGTGAGGTGGTAATTTTATAGTTTGTTGATGTTCACTATTAAGCTCATTAGCGAGACTGGTATCTGTTTTGATGCCATCTATATAAGCAATAACAGCTGTCGGTGTATCGGCTGTTGTTGAACGAATACGGTAATGAATTTCTAAGTCTGTTTCACGAAAACTATCGCCAGTATTGGGGTAGAGTAACTCGACAACAGGTGGAAGGCTTTGCTCCAGTGTTTTTTCAATAGGTTTCTGTTTTTCAGGGGTTTGGGCTAAGGCTTTTTCAATATCTAAGGTTTTGGATAACGTTGTAATGAGTTCAGGTCGATAATACTTCTCTCTAAACTGTCCCATCTCAAAAAAATCAGCTTCTTGGTCTGCGCCTTTATTTACATGCCAACCGACTAAACTTTCTCCGCCTGCGGAAGCGGCATAATAGCCTTGTGGTGTCCAAACAACCCAGCGTTTTTTATCTGCATGAGGAAAAAAAGCCAGTAATTCCTTACCATCGCTGAGACGATACCAGCGTATTGTTCCATCAGCAAACGCCGCAACCGCTAAACCATTGTCGGTTATGTTAACGCCCCATGTTATGCTGGGGGCAGATTTTGCCCAAATTTGCTCGCCTTGTGCGTCAAAATACCGCAAGTACCAACTTGTCCCTAATAAAAAATGTTGCGCATTGGGTGCAATGGCAAGACTGCGAGACCTTTCATATTCTCTTAAAGACAAGGCTTTACCATTGAGGGTGGGATTGGTTTGATTGAACCAGTTTTCAATGTTTAGGCTTTTGCTGTCCGTATTTGGTGCTTTAAGCGTCTTGCTGACAGTTTCGCTTAAGGTGAAATCACGGAGGGAAAATGCTGAGGGGGATACGCCACCATATTTATAAGCAAAACCCACTTGTAAACCATCAGGCGCGACACGGAATTGTGTTCCTATATCCCGAAAATCTGCCAGCTCGTTGTCTTGGCGGGCGAGGGATTTGCCTTTTTTATCTAAGAGCACTAAAGCAGGGTCTGCTGACCCCACCAGCAAGCGGTTATCGGATAAACTGCGTAAATCCGTGAGGGTATCAAATACATCTATTGAGACGATTTGCCGTTTGCCTGTTCCGCCTTGTTGCCACTGGATGAAGGGGTATTGCCCTTGAGACTGATAAAGCCCCCCTGCATACAGCGTTTGTCCATCGCTTGACCATGCAGTTTTATTTAAATCCCCGTTATAAATCCCCGCAGTATCCACTGAATGTATAAGACTTAAATCCCGTCCTGACACCACAGTGACGGCGGTGGAATCATTAAACCCCACCGCAATCCGTTGTCCATCAGGGCTGAAACGTGCGCTAATAGGTTCTTTTCCGCCTGTGATGGCTTGCTTGTGTCGCAAGTGATAATCAGTATCGTATAAGCGGAGGTAGCCATCCCAACAACTACTCAGTAACCGTCCTGTAGGGTCAAATTCTACCCAGTAGCTATTTGCCCCATAATCATTATCTTCGGCTATCAATTGCGGGCTGGGTGTGGTGAGTTGATACACCCGTATGCCTCCAGCCACTAAAGCAACCGCTAAATATTGCCCATCAGCGGAAAAAGCCAGATGAGCAATCACATTGGGTAACCCTGTGAGGCGGGTTAA contains:
- a CDS encoding NAD(+) kinase encodes the protein MFNSIGLIAKRGDTRVKDTLERLISYLTARSLEIVIDAPSARLLSSGDFSIAANTEALGIRCDLIIVIGGDGTLLQAARLLAKHDVSILGINLGRLGFLTDISPDQMEHYLDEILGGAFLEEDRFLIYAEVYREGRCLSHSNALNDMVIHRWNMTHMLTFETTINGHFMSRQRSDGLVVSTPTGSTAYALSGGGPIVHPSLNALLLVSICPHTLSNRPLVIDGDSCIAITIADNQTGQAQLSCDGVLCQQVIPGDLIVIEKRQSIRLIHPQGHDHYSTLREKLDWGKAV
- a CDS encoding PP2C family protein-serine/threonine phosphatase; its protein translation is MKIKKKLILTFIVLKVVPLIIIAFIATYSTYQLGETFKQNGQALLTKTESIIKETANIAVEDSIIALDHKSQVALEQMTVKIAQEVAQFLYERDNDLLTLASLPLNQTVLEQFQQLNTRNITTHESYHFDTTTKKWVSDAPVETSVSPPTTILDENKREFSKKTIPPYKKQRIPLYKEITFYDLQGQEQYKVSTIDKTLKNIAHSEQTYCKAETYFNDAQALKQGEIYVSDVIGEYRPSPVIGTFSPEAAQKAGIPFEPEKFAYAGIENPVGKPFEGIIRFVTPVYHATEKIGYITLALDHRHLSEFTDYIMPDEHFMRNISDASTGNYAFMWDYLGRCISHARDYFIVGFNPQTGKRVPPWITQETMLEWQHSGITSLDDFLAHYPTFNNQHTHNELSIEQRQRGEVALDCRYLNKAPQCHGWFQSINEGGYGSFVIFWAGVWKLTTAAAIPYFTGQYGKTKRGFGLVSFGANWDEFHDATYQTKHSIDTMLAQQNQTMHEFIETREEQALAQVHRTAIEVGLIAVILLGMVIIVAVLIANNFTRKIYALIGGTQAFTNNHLGYRIYIEEDDEFGQLAFAFNNMSEQIQDLVLELETKIEERTIALTAANAEITTLNKQLQSENTRMGAELAVTQKLQAMLTPKLLELAQIPDLDVAGFMEPCQEVGGDYYDVLLHKEGLKIGVGDVTGHGLESGVVMLMLQTAIRTLVEHQELDPIKFLNTINRTIYHNVKRMGSEQMSTLLLADYKQGVLTISGQHEEVIIVRADGTLETIDTLDLGFPIGLEENIESFVEKHPVTLFKDDIVVFYTDGVTEAENVAGELYGTARLAMLIKNIRQLNATEICQQIVADVKQHIATHRVFDDITLLVMKHK
- a CDS encoding caspase family protein, which produces MRLFAFLLLLFSIASHAAPPSEPILRPNLTLHSAPIIRIDIDAQERFAVTASDDKTVRVWQLPALTLERVLRPPIGEGNEGKLYAVAISPDGQQVATGGWSKDNDIYLFNRATGKLLTRLTGLPNVIAHLAFSADGQYLAVALVAGGIRVYQLTTPSPQLIAEDNDYGANSYWVEFDPTGRLLSSCWDGYLRLYDTDYHLRHKQAITGGKEPISARFSPDGQRIAVGFNDSTAVTVVSGRDLSLIHSVDTAGIYNGDLNKTAWSSDGQTLYAGGLYQSQGQYPFIQWQQGGTGKRQIVSIDVFDTLTDLRSLSDNRLLVGSADPALVLLDKKGKSLARQDNELADFRDIGTQFRVAPDGLQVGFAYKYGGVSPSAFSLRDFTLSETVSKTLKAPNTDSKSLNIENWFNQTNPTLNGKALSLREYERSRSLAIAPNAQHFLLGTSWYLRYFDAQGEQIWAKSAPSITWGVNITDNGLAVAAFADGTIRWYRLSDGKELLAFFPHADKKRWVVWTPQGYYAASAGGESLVGWHVNKGADQEADFFEMGQFREKYYRPELITTLSKTLDIEKALAQTPEKQKPIEKTLEQSLPPVVELLYPNTGDSFRETDLEIHYRIRSTTADTPTAVIAYIDGIKTDTSLANELNSEHQQTIKLPPHDVTLSLLASNKNGKSLPASVSLKWSGETRQDLLKPDLYVLVVGVNQYQDTNLTSLRFADNDANAFAQAIQAQEGKLYKKVNVKLLINPLRDEITQGLTWIETQTTSRDTAIIFLSGHGIKDTNGRYYFLPQNAQLTDLKTTGITRNDIRDTLSTTAGKRILFLDSCHAGQVMSNKGIKAGDVNQLSNELADAENGIVVFTASTGRQTSVEIEELGHGVFTKAILDGLQGLADYDGDRKISLSELDMYITQRVKKLSDGTQTPIMVKPEAVPNFFIAQP